A single window of Bacteroidota bacterium DNA harbors:
- a CDS encoding T9SS type A sorting domain-containing protein, with protein sequence MRLLTVLFALVFLPAAALAQTPGSCDPGTAETDLNVGDVQARLFNTGSLFFGGSTTNGTGYLVPKGEGTPPIFAAGVWVGGLIGGDLRTAGSRYDDFEFWPGPLDDGATLPEEDCSSFDRIWNVSVFDVQQFDDTGVATPDLAEWPADLGAPVVDGNGDPDDYDLEGGDRPLVYGHQTAFWVMNDVGNTHLETGSDPIGLEVRVTAFTSGELALDRYTFYRYELVNRNTAPFEDAYLSFFTDPDLGGAVDDYVGSDPARSMAFAYNADNDDAVYGTPPPAVGYDLLTGGASSSYFENAPGPTSDPGSAAEFYNYMRGLWKDGIPITRGGNGYMTDGDVTPWAFSGDPAADAFWSEVNADGDGQDNPSGDRRQLISSPAFTLAPGASQTFDLAIVFAEGSDNLDSVTELRAVSDAVQTRYDEDDLFVPGPTPPAPGALATPDLLAPSDEATIVDASAVLSWSAVSGAETYRVEVATDADFSDREVSYVSGTTLTFEGDVNEVTDYVWRVQATARGLLTSVFSDARTFTLYRYEFDNFGEGVGIVEIASPDGDPCGGSPDDPGCSLYGGNAVWLDANSTGDYVVTNPDNDLSELLQFPSVIDGDNFEMRFTSDCATAGNCLGVFASTAPGNNDDLIASVPFELWNTGSENGDTDEVRMIPLLRAPSGADPSETWADTFPATENVTVGMGTESLGVTHRVLWMMPDRADGYALFAAAAGGFGGVGATYDADNDGDTQVDPGPDGQDCRSQGYYIDYCYRGGGTRLVPPIGGLDGMQIADLADDGTTPAAGTLIRLDAEERLLTDAEDEGLGLPSSFALGASYPNPFSVSATVPFELQEAGTVRLAVVDVLGREVAVLTEGTLAAGVHRATLDGSRLASGVYFVVLEADGQRQVRKMMRLR encoded by the coding sequence ATGCGACTTCTTACCGTTCTATTCGCTCTCGTTTTTCTACCTGCAGCCGCCCTCGCCCAAACGCCCGGCTCCTGCGACCCCGGAACGGCCGAGACCGACCTCAACGTCGGCGACGTGCAGGCGCGCCTCTTCAACACCGGCAGCCTCTTCTTCGGCGGCTCGACCACCAACGGCACCGGCTACCTCGTCCCGAAAGGCGAGGGCACGCCGCCCATCTTCGCCGCCGGCGTGTGGGTCGGCGGCCTGATCGGCGGCGACCTCCGCACCGCCGGCTCGCGCTACGATGACTTCGAGTTCTGGCCCGGTCCGCTCGACGACGGCGCGACGCTGCCCGAAGAGGACTGCTCCAGCTTTGACCGCATCTGGAACGTCAGCGTCTTCGACGTGCAGCAGTTCGACGACACCGGCGTCGCCACGCCTGACCTCGCCGAGTGGCCCGCCGACCTCGGCGCGCCGGTCGTGGACGGCAACGGGGACCCCGACGACTACGACCTCGAAGGCGGCGACCGGCCGCTCGTCTACGGCCACCAGACCGCGTTCTGGGTGATGAACGACGTCGGCAACACGCACCTCGAGACCGGCAGCGATCCGATTGGGCTGGAGGTCCGCGTGACAGCGTTCACCTCGGGCGAGCTCGCGCTCGACCGGTACACGTTCTACCGCTACGAGCTCGTCAACCGCAACACGGCACCGTTCGAGGACGCCTACCTCAGCTTCTTCACTGACCCGGACCTCGGCGGTGCCGTCGACGACTACGTCGGGAGTGACCCGGCGCGGTCGATGGCGTTCGCCTACAACGCGGACAACGATGACGCCGTCTACGGTACGCCGCCGCCTGCGGTCGGCTACGATCTTCTCACCGGCGGCGCGTCCTCTTCCTACTTCGAGAACGCGCCTGGTCCCACGAGCGACCCCGGCAGCGCGGCCGAGTTCTACAACTACATGCGTGGGCTCTGGAAAGACGGCATACCCATCACGCGGGGCGGTAACGGCTACATGACCGACGGCGACGTCACCCCGTGGGCGTTCTCCGGCGACCCGGCGGCCGACGCGTTCTGGAGCGAGGTGAACGCGGATGGCGATGGCCAGGACAACCCCTCTGGCGACCGGCGCCAGCTTATCTCGTCACCCGCCTTCACGCTTGCGCCGGGCGCGAGCCAGACGTTCGACCTCGCCATCGTCTTCGCTGAGGGCAGCGACAACCTCGACTCGGTGACCGAGCTGCGGGCCGTCTCCGACGCCGTCCAGACGCGCTACGACGAAGACGACCTCTTCGTCCCCGGCCCGACACCGCCTGCCCCCGGCGCGCTCGCCACGCCGGACCTGCTCGCCCCGAGCGACGAGGCCACGATCGTGGACGCCAGCGCGGTGCTCTCGTGGAGCGCCGTGTCTGGAGCCGAGACCTACCGCGTCGAAGTAGCCACCGATGCCGATTTCTCCGACCGCGAGGTCTCCTACGTCTCCGGAACGACCCTCACCTTCGAGGGCGACGTAAATGAGGTGACGGACTACGTCTGGCGCGTGCAGGCGACGGCGCGCGGCCTGCTGACGAGTGTCTTCTCCGACGCTCGCACGTTCACGCTCTACCGCTACGAGTTCGACAACTTCGGGGAGGGCGTCGGCATCGTCGAGATCGCCTCGCCCGACGGCGACCCCTGCGGCGGCTCCCCGGACGACCCCGGGTGCAGCCTCTACGGCGGCAACGCCGTCTGGCTCGACGCCAACTCGACCGGCGACTACGTCGTCACCAACCCCGACAACGACCTCAGCGAACTGCTCCAGTTCCCCAGCGTCATCGACGGCGACAACTTCGAGATGCGCTTCACCAGCGACTGCGCGACGGCGGGCAACTGCCTCGGCGTCTTCGCCTCGACGGCCCCCGGGAACAACGACGACCTCATCGCGAGCGTCCCGTTCGAGCTGTGGAACACCGGGTCCGAGAACGGCGACACCGACGAGGTGCGGATGATCCCCCTCCTGCGCGCTCCGAGCGGAGCCGACCCAAGCGAGACCTGGGCCGACACGTTCCCGGCGACGGAGAATGTCACCGTCGGCATGGGGACGGAGAGCCTTGGCGTCACACACCGGGTGCTCTGGATGATGCCGGACCGCGCCGACGGCTACGCGCTGTTCGCGGCCGCCGCGGGCGGCTTCGGCGGTGTGGGCGCGACCTACGACGCCGACAACGACGGCGACACGCAGGTCGACCCCGGCCCGGACGGGCAGGACTGCCGGAGCCAGGGCTACTACATCGACTACTGCTACCGCGGCGGCGGCACCCGCTTAGTGCCGCCGATCGGCGGGCTCGACGGGATGCAGATCGCTGACCTCGCGGACGACGGGACCACACCCGCCGCCGGTACCCTCATCCGCCTCGACGCTGAGGAGCGCCTCTTGACCGACGCCGAGGACGAGGGTCTGGGTTTACCGTCGAGCTTCGCGCTCGGCGCGTCCTACCCAAACCCGTTCAGCGTCTCGGCGACCGTACCGTTCGAACTTCAGGAGGCCGGGACCGTGCGCCTCGCCGTCGTCGACGTGCTCGGGCGCGAGGTGGCCGTGCTGACCGAAGGCACGCTGGCCGCCGGCGTCCACCGGGCGACGCTCGACGGGTCGCGCCTGGCCAGCGGCGTCTACTTCGTCGTGCTGGAGGCCGACGGG